A portion of the Algisphaera agarilytica genome contains these proteins:
- a CDS encoding glucose-6-phosphate isomerase, producing the protein MTTATAQPVDASVFDLSPAELYSRYRKNLCKVPGLNMTLDISRMPFGKSFFRVMEPAMQHAYAEMEKLESGAIANPDENRMVGHYWLRAPGLAPEPDLTKAIHDTVEDIKAFVDAVHTKAVKPATAAKFTDVLSIGIGGSALGPQFLADALGGIKRKDKIKVHFIDNTDTDGIRRTLDGLGAKMKSTLVLVISKSGGTPEPRNGMIEAKAAFEAKGLDFAKHAVAITGDGSQLDGVAKGEGWLKIFPMWDWVGGRTSVMATVGLVPLALQGIKIDDFLAGAQKMDEITRKTFTKKNPAALLALMWHLATNGKGEKDMVMLPYKDRLLLLSRYLQQLVMESLGKEYDLDGNPVYQGIAVYGNKGSTDQHAYVQQLREGVNNFFATFIVGLQDTTTPGKNVIEVEDGVTAGDYLSGFFQGTRTALFENGRGSMTITCDKIDAKTVGALIALYERAVGFYATLVNINAYHQPGVEAGKKAAATVLEVQAKAVAALTATPQNPVQIAEAIGDADAVETIDLTLAHLAANKRIGKKGAGYLAN; encoded by the coding sequence ATGACCACCGCCACCGCCCAGCCCGTTGATGCTTCTGTTTTCGATCTCTCGCCCGCCGAGCTGTACTCGCGCTACCGCAAGAACCTGTGCAAGGTGCCCGGGCTGAACATGACGCTGGACATCAGCCGGATGCCGTTCGGCAAGAGCTTCTTCCGCGTGATGGAGCCCGCGATGCAGCACGCCTACGCCGAGATGGAAAAGCTCGAGAGCGGCGCGATCGCCAACCCCGACGAGAACCGCATGGTCGGCCACTACTGGCTCCGCGCTCCGGGCCTCGCCCCCGAGCCCGACCTGACCAAGGCCATCCACGACACCGTCGAAGACATCAAGGCCTTCGTCGACGCGGTCCACACCAAGGCCGTGAAACCCGCGACCGCCGCGAAGTTCACCGACGTGCTGTCCATCGGCATCGGCGGCAGCGCCCTGGGCCCCCAGTTCCTCGCCGACGCTTTGGGCGGCATCAAGCGTAAAGACAAGATAAAGGTCCACTTCATCGACAACACCGACACCGACGGCATCCGCCGGACGCTCGACGGCCTGGGCGCGAAGATGAAGTCCACCCTCGTGCTGGTCATCTCCAAATCCGGCGGCACCCCCGAGCCCCGCAACGGCATGATCGAAGCCAAGGCCGCCTTCGAAGCCAAGGGCCTGGACTTCGCCAAGCACGCCGTGGCCATCACCGGCGACGGCAGCCAGCTCGACGGCGTCGCCAAGGGCGAGGGATGGCTCAAGATCTTCCCCATGTGGGACTGGGTCGGCGGACGCACCTCGGTCATGGCGACCGTCGGACTCGTGCCGCTGGCGCTGCAAGGCATCAAGATCGACGACTTTCTGGCCGGTGCCCAGAAGATGGACGAGATCACCCGCAAGACCTTCACCAAGAAGAACCCCGCCGCCCTGCTCGCCCTGATGTGGCACCTCGCGACCAACGGCAAGGGCGAAAAAGACATGGTCATGCTGCCCTACAAAGACCGCCTGCTCCTGCTGTCGCGCTACCTGCAGCAGCTGGTCATGGAGTCGCTGGGCAAAGAATACGACCTGGACGGCAACCCCGTGTACCAGGGCATCGCCGTGTACGGCAACAAGGGCAGCACCGACCAACACGCCTACGTCCAACAACTCCGCGAAGGCGTGAACAACTTCTTCGCCACGTTCATCGTCGGCCTGCAAGACACCACCACCCCCGGCAAGAACGTCATCGAAGTCGAAGACGGCGTCACCGCGGGCGACTACCTCAGCGGCTTCTTCCAGGGCACCCGCACCGCCCTCTTTGAGAACGGCCGGGGCAGCATGACCATCACCTGCGACAAGATCGACGCGAAGACCGTCGGCGCGCTGATCGCGTTGTACGAACGGGCTGTGGGTTTCTACGCCACCCTGGTGAACATCAACGCCTACCACCAGCCCGGCGTCGAAGCGGGCAAGAAGGCCGCCGCCACCGTGCTGGAAGTCCAAGCCAAGGCCGTCGCCGCCCTGACCGCCACCCCACAAAACCCCGTGCAGATCGCCGAAGCGATCGGCGATGCCGACGCGGTCGAAACCATCGACCTCACCCTCGCCCACCTCGCCGCGAACAAGCGGATCGGGAAGAAAGGCGCGGGGTACCTCGCAAACTAA
- a CDS encoding M16 family metallopeptidase, which translates to MIKLNRSVAASVLAISLMTTACQEKTLLTDASTPPPESTTTATSESEAQAAPAAEVNVLQQRDDRIIVELPNRMVLVAQDIPTAPVVSVHAWVKTGSLYEQEHVGAGLSHFLEHLVSGGSTTNRPEEVSTATLGSIGAQTNAATSLDTVRYYINTTSTHTATAIDLLSDWMQNSSIEEDEYQRERDVIQREFSMGQGDPGRIHWKLTQQARFAATPDHPGAHPTIGYIDEFMDITRDELYDYYKRMYVPNNMVFVVAGDIEPQAVIDQLTTLWIDVPTGTLPELSFPIAAPGKAEPVAVEGPAAIARARVRLLWPGVKLTSEHDYALDLLSGILGGGESSRLVRDLRDNQQLVTSIDAFNYSAHWGEGFFGVDYELASPDAADAVRTAVMSHIDRIRLEPVSEEELARVKRKTLARVLNSGQSADGVASSIASNLISTADPDYLAHYAAAVQEITPADIMAAANAILDPDAASVAQLNPAGEGEEIAFPTRPPAVEDQPGVTREPIDLDNYGLVALLEANLAKPGDDAEPIAVGDTQVQTLSNGLTVLVQRSTVVPAVSMQIYTKGGLLADDAGREGVSNATYAMMRRGTTTKSAQDIAVAVEDLGASLSTGSGNNTGFVTASALTEDWPAVMELMADVTLNPSFDAEEWGKLQPRLLAAIDRATDRWSGELRSEFLKAYYPGHPWSQLSSGRHEVVESLTPDDLRAFHASRLNASESVLAVVGDVDPQEVFSQAEALFGGMPATAEEAFALPQPDAPKPGLTIVETNKPIAAVQVGFGPGITRDSADYAVIQVLSRVIGDFPAGWLQQELRGRGPGLVYASSAGASSGLVPGYFTMLFNTQADTVDDALERTLAVAERARTELVDDDTLARAKAKVLTNEFFGRQSNSSLAMGQALDLLYGVDDLTGRTFLAEVEALTAEDVRAAAQKYLGEPTVMVVCNEELDEQQLLDLID; encoded by the coding sequence ATGATCAAACTCAACCGTAGTGTGGCCGCGAGCGTGTTGGCGATAAGCCTGATGACGACCGCCTGCCAGGAGAAGACCCTTTTGACCGACGCCTCGACCCCGCCCCCCGAATCGACCACCACCGCAACTTCTGAAAGCGAAGCCCAGGCCGCGCCCGCCGCCGAGGTCAACGTGCTCCAGCAACGCGACGACCGCATCATCGTCGAGCTGCCCAACCGCATGGTCCTCGTCGCCCAAGACATCCCCACCGCCCCGGTCGTCTCGGTCCACGCCTGGGTGAAGACCGGCTCGCTCTACGAGCAGGAACACGTCGGGGCCGGCCTGTCGCACTTCCTCGAACACCTGGTCTCCGGCGGGTCCACCACCAACCGCCCCGAAGAAGTCTCCACCGCCACGCTCGGCAGCATCGGCGCTCAGACCAACGCCGCGACCAGCCTCGACACCGTCCGCTACTACATCAACACCACCTCGACCCACACCGCCACCGCGATCGATCTTCTCTCGGACTGGATGCAGAACAGCAGCATCGAAGAAGACGAGTACCAGCGCGAGCGTGATGTGATCCAGCGCGAGTTTTCCATGGGCCAGGGCGACCCGGGCCGTATCCACTGGAAGCTCACGCAGCAGGCCCGCTTCGCCGCGACGCCCGACCACCCCGGTGCCCACCCGACTATCGGCTACATCGATGAGTTCATGGACATCACCCGCGACGAGCTCTACGACTACTACAAGCGCATGTACGTGCCCAACAACATGGTCTTCGTCGTGGCGGGCGACATCGAACCGCAAGCGGTGATCGATCAACTCACCACGCTGTGGATCGATGTGCCCACAGGCACGCTGCCCGAGCTGTCGTTCCCGATCGCTGCGCCGGGCAAAGCCGAGCCGGTGGCCGTGGAAGGCCCCGCCGCGATCGCCCGGGCGCGGGTCCGCCTGCTCTGGCCGGGCGTCAAGCTCACCAGCGAACACGACTACGCCCTCGACTTGCTCTCGGGCATCCTCGGCGGCGGCGAGTCGTCCCGCCTCGTGCGCGACCTCCGCGACAACCAACAACTGGTCACCTCCATCGACGCGTTCAACTACTCGGCCCACTGGGGCGAGGGCTTCTTCGGCGTCGACTACGAACTGGCCTCGCCCGACGCCGCCGACGCGGTCCGCACCGCGGTCATGTCGCACATCGACCGCATCCGCCTCGAACCCGTCAGTGAGGAAGAACTGGCCCGCGTGAAACGCAAGACGCTCGCCCGTGTGCTCAATTCCGGGCAGTCGGCCGACGGGGTGGCCAGCTCCATCGCCAGCAACCTCATCAGCACCGCCGACCCGGACTACCTGGCCCACTACGCCGCCGCGGTGCAGGAGATCACCCCCGCCGACATCATGGCCGCCGCCAACGCGATCCTCGATCCCGACGCCGCGTCCGTCGCTCAGCTCAACCCCGCCGGTGAAGGCGAAGAGATCGCCTTCCCCACCCGTCCGCCTGCCGTGGAAGACCAGCCCGGCGTCACCCGCGAGCCCATCGACCTGGACAACTACGGCCTGGTCGCCCTGCTCGAAGCTAACCTCGCCAAGCCCGGCGACGACGCCGAGCCCATCGCCGTCGGCGACACCCAGGTCCAAACCCTCTCCAACGGCCTGACCGTGCTCGTGCAACGCTCCACCGTCGTGCCTGCCGTGTCCATGCAGATCTACACCAAGGGCGGCCTGCTCGCCGACGACGCGGGGCGTGAAGGCGTGTCCAACGCGACCTACGCCATGATGCGTCGCGGCACGACGACCAAGTCGGCCCAAGACATCGCCGTGGCGGTCGAAGACCTGGGTGCTTCGCTCAGCACCGGCAGCGGCAACAACACCGGCTTCGTCACCGCCTCGGCGCTCACCGAAGACTGGCCCGCCGTGATGGAACTCATGGCCGACGTCACGCTGAACCCGTCCTTCGACGCCGAAGAATGGGGCAAGCTCCAGCCGCGCCTGCTCGCCGCGATCGACCGTGCGACCGACCGCTGGTCCGGCGAACTCCGCAGCGAATTCCTCAAGGCCTACTACCCCGGCCACCCCTGGTCGCAGCTGAGTTCCGGCCGACACGAAGTCGTCGAATCGCTGACGCCCGATGACCTCCGGGCCTTCCACGCCTCACGTTTGAATGCCAGCGAATCGGTGCTGGCCGTGGTCGGCGATGTCGATCCGCAGGAAGTCTTCTCCCAGGCCGAGGCGTTGTTTGGCGGCATGCCCGCGACCGCCGAGGAAGCCTTCGCCTTGCCTCAACCCGATGCCCCCAAGCCCGGCCTCACGATCGTCGAGACCAACAAACCCATCGCCGCGGTTCAAGTTGGCTTTGGCCCGGGTATCACGCGTGACAGCGCCGACTACGCCGTGATCCAGGTGCTGTCCCGCGTCATCGGCGACTTCCCCGCGGGTTGGCTGCAACAGGAACTGCGCGGCCGTGGCCCGGGTCTGGTCTACGCCAGCAGCGCCGGGGCATCCTCCGGCCTCGTGCCCGGTTACTTCACGATGCTCTTTAACACCCAGGCGGATACGGTCGACGACGCACTCGAACGCACCCTCGCCGTCGCCGAGCGGGCCCGCACCGAACTGGTGGATGACGACACCCTCGCCCGCGCCAAAGCCAAGGTGCTCACCAACGAGTTTTTTGGCCGCCAGAGCAACAGCAGCCTCGCCATGGGCCAGGCCCTCGACCTGCTCTACGGCGTCGACGACCTCACCGGCCGCACCTTCCTCGCCGAAGTCGAGGCCCTCACCGCCGAAGACGTCCGCGCCGCGGCCCAGAAGTACCTCGGGGAGCCGACGGTCATGGTGGTTTGTAATGAAGAACTCGACGAGCAGCAACTGCTCGACCTGATCGATTGA